In Eriocheir sinensis breed Jianghai 21 chromosome 23, ASM2467909v1, whole genome shotgun sequence, a single window of DNA contains:
- the LOC127002587 gene encoding uncharacterized protein LOC127002587: protein MASLEQCLRTGPISPPARELLLGLIAEEPILLSLKTDGRILLQKREAWAKITEKFNAHNMGPQRSEVQLKKVWERLKVKAKKSKADLKREVFKTGGGDSPPDMTSDCEQVLTLLGDDINDIGNPYDDDALPSQPKSNHHGRLIRFSRSLVRARSDIWCELVSSEPLAPTPDEEQGGNKVGETIVPASPVRMTSRQRRAGRWKAGEDVEVREIVKASTSRDDEFQNKRAKLMDMQLRYMELKLEEAEARKEEAKEKALEAKMYRLIAEKEHANFT, encoded by the exons ATGGCATCCCTGGAGCAGTGCCTAAGGACAGGTCCCATTTCGCCCCCGGCAAGAGAGTTGCTATTGGGCCTAATAGCTGAGGAACCAATCCTACTCAGCCTAAAGACTGACGGGAGGATACTCCTACAGAAGAGGGAGGCCTGGGCGAAAATTACCGAAAAATTCAATGCCCACAACATGGGGCCCCAACGGTCAGAGGTGCAGCTCAAGAAAGTTTGGGAGCGACTGAAAGTCAa ggcGAAGAAAAGCAAGGCTGACTTGAAACGGGAGGTGTTCAAAACTGGTGGTGGCGATTCTCCACCAGACATGACCTCAGATTGTGAGCAAGTGCTCACACTCCTCGGGGATGACATTAATGACATCGGCAACCCCTATGATGATGATGCCTTGCCATCTCAGC CAAAGTCGAACCACCATGGTCGACTCATCCGATTTTCAAGGTCTCTTGTGAGAG CACGCTCCGACATCTGGTGTGAGTTGGTGAGTTCCGAACCACTGGCACCAACACCAGATGAAGAACAGGGCGGCAACAAAGTTGGGGAAACAATTGTGCCTGCCAGCCCCGTAAGGATGACGAGCAGGCAACGTCGAGCCGGGAGGTGGAAAGCGGGCGAAGACGTAGAAGTCCGGGAGATAGTGAAGGCCAGCACAAGCAGGGACGACGAGTTTCAGAACAAGAGGGCAAAATTGATGGACATGCAATTACGATACATGGAGTTGAAGCTTGAGGAGGCTGAAGCCAGaaaagaggaggcaaaagaaaaagCTTTAGAAGCAAAAATGTATCGACTCATTGCAGAAAAAGAGCACGCAAACTTCACATGA
- the LOC127002636 gene encoding putative nuclease HARBI1 has protein sequence MAAYDDVWDEFDLWDQWEELEEMDAPRVVVRRPRRIVTDRMNPFTAMSDNEFVDRFRLRKNSMYDLIEEIREHLPAPTDSRGCPVPAHLQTLIALRCMMSGDHQMTLGDCHDVSQTTVSQCLKVVSRAVASLSRHHIMAPSGNDRQRTVQEFYAIHGMPGVIGAIDCTHIAIVRPSVANPEVFRCRKGYFSMNVQAVCGPDLLFHNVVARWPGSVHDSRILDNSRLCAQLEETLEPQYHLLGDAGYALKRYLLTPVAVPTNDHERAYNSSHTHTRNTVERAFGVLKKRFAYLGKKMRTSLDTTKAIIVAAVVLHNIAVKTRLVMPQDGAEHAIINVNALHNGVPVDRQGNAQGRLKRQQIIRDFF, from the exons ATGGCTGCTTACGATGATGTTTGGGATGAATTCGACCTCTGGGATCAatgggaggagctggaggagatgGATGCCCCAAGAGTTGTCGTCCGTAGACCTCGAAGGATTGTCACAG ATCGGATGAATCCCTTCACGGCAATGAGCGACAACGAGTTTGTTGATCGTTTCAGATTAAGAAAAAATTCAATGTATGATCTCATTGAAGAAATACGAGAACATCTTCCTGCCCCAACTGACTCCAGAG GATGTCCTGTCCCAGCACATTTACAGACACTGATAGCACTACGCTGCATGATGTCTGGGGATCACCAGATGACATTAGGTGACTGCCATGATGTCTCCCAGACAACAGTTAGCCAGTGCTTGAAGGTGGTGTCACGAGCAGTGGCTAGTTTGAGCAGGCATCACATAATGGCGCCTTCTGGGAATGATCGGCAGAGGACTGTTCAAGAGTTCTATGCTATCCATGGCATGCCTGGGGTTATTGGTGCAATAGACTGTACACACATAGCTATAGTGAGACCGTCTGTTGCAAATCCTGAAGTGTTCCGATGCAGGAAGGGTTACTTTTCAATGAATGTGCAAGCTGTGTGTGGTCCCGATCTGCTTTTTCACAACGTTGTTGCTCGTTGGCCTGGGAGTGTACATGACAGTAGAATTCTGGACAACAGCAGACTTTGTGCACAGTTAGAAGAAACTTTGGAACCACAATACCACCTGCTTGGAGATGCTGGTTATGCCCTAAAGAGGTATCTCCTAACACCGGTAGCAGTTCCCACCAACGATCATGAGCGAGCCTACAACAGCAGTCACACCCATACCAGGAATACAGTGGAACGTGCATTTGGTGTCTTAAAAAAAAGATTTGCATAtttaggaaagaaaatgaggactaGTTTAGATACAACTAAAGCAATCATTGTTGCAGCAGTAGTCTTACATAATATAGCTGTGAAAACTAGACTGGTCATGCCACAAGATGGAGCGGAACATGCAATAATCAATGTCAATGCCCTTCATAATGGAGTTCCAGTAGACAGGCAGGGAAATGCACAAGGCAGATTGAAGCGTCAACAAATCATCAGGGATTTTTTCTGa